One Triplophysa rosa linkage group LG8, Trosa_1v2, whole genome shotgun sequence genomic window, TTACAGACATGAAGAgcttaacattttatttacagtgaaGAATCTGTTCATGTGACAAAgatgttaaaaaatgaaatgatttagTAGTGTAAAGGCGTAAGCCTTATGAAGGTAAAGATTATGTGCAAATTGTACATGTTTCTCTACTTCTCCCTTGTCCCAGGGTAAATACTGTACTTATTGCTTCCGTTGTCCGATTTCTCCCACTATTGTTCCCAATCTTTTTTCATGTTCCGGGCTGTTCATGTTCGGACGGTTTCAGCCTGCATATTGTTTGAAGTTCATTCGTTTAACAAGCATGTTGAAAAGGGGTTTTGGCGACATGGCTTGGGCACATCTTACAGTAACTCAGCATGTTTCGATTAAGACGATATTTGGAGAAAAACAACAGTTTCTCGTGCAGTGCATGTCGATGATGATCCTTTTACCCCTGAATTCAGTTTATGAGAAAGTTAGACAGCGGTCTCATGAGGGCCGGAAGGGCAAAGTTCCGAACGAACATTCCACCTTGTAAACTCATACTTTGTTGAAAATTTCAAGGAAAAAGTGACCAGGGATTTTTATATCTTTACGGAAGCTGCAGTGTTCCTGACAAAAGAGCCCAATGTTTCACGAGATCTTTACACTGGAGGTGACTGCAGCCGACGGACTTTCGCAGTATTGTACTGTGCAGTTTTCCAAGCATGATGCTGTCTGAAGAGAAATGCACACTGGGACGATGATATTGCCACACGATAtaccttttgtttttatttctttgtttttccagAAAGTAGAagtcatttaatatatttttgttagtttatttaCGAGCCAAAacctatttattttttattttctatttttagtAATAATCAGAGCTTCTTGTATCTTGGAAGTATGACACGGTTAAAATGCCTGAATGGGAATATACACGGAGACATTATACCTCTtccaattaaaaacattataacacaaTTCTGCGTTTTTGTGAtttatcaaaatgtatttttcttcgGTAACAAACTTTGTCTACATATGATTTCTGTGAACATCTGTTATGTCATATTGTAATAGGAATCCTATGGACACAAACTTGTCTAGATAGATGTTTTGGAAGTGGGATAATGTCTCATGGTGTCTCTTTCAAATGCCTTCTCTCTTTATTATGattcattattatttctttattttttgttggTGCAATGTGTTAATTGTCCAAGGCTATGTCTTGGTCAAGTATGGTTGAGTACAGAGATTTATGTAAGttatttttcaaattaaaaaataaaaaatggataTTACACTGGAAAGTGAGTGTTAAGAACCAgtctttatttacaatgttTACAAACAATGCAAACAGATTGAATATCCTGTTATTTAGCCATAACACACTGTTACAACAGATGCAAATGCTGTAAAAGGCCGTGCAGTGACGGTGCTAAAACATACATGATGAAAgatgcatgttttaaaaactttctgaaaaaaAGCATCTGTTTTCTTCAACGTAACGCTTTCAGAGATATCATCAAAATAGACTGAAGACATGCTTTAATCATCAGGTGTTTTTTAAGTGGTCAGTGTTGGTTGGTGGTTATGAATCAGCACCGTGATGATGCCTTAAATAGGAAGTGGGGACGCTGGGGAATAAAACGACTTCCTCTTGCTTCACTTATTGTGAATGCTGTCAAACAGGCACAACGCGTTTGGACAGCTGACAAACACAAGGTAAGTTTGACAAACACCTGCATTTGGTGTGTTTACAATATCACTCTATAAATGCAGTTATGATTAGAATTGTTGTCTATATGATATTTACGTTTTTTGCTGCTTGGTTCAGAGTTATGAAATGAAACCCAAGTGTTAGTAATGTTACACATAACTAATGTCTGAATGTCAATAGATAAAATATTAAAGCAGTCTGACACCTGCAAGTAAATCAATTAAGATTCAGTTTCAAAACTACTTTTGTGTAATGACTCAACTAACTGGGTAAATGATAAAGTCATTGGCTATATTAAGTCAGGTATTTTATCGAAGGAACCAAATGTGTAGTTGATCAAatcttttgttttacatttacatttatgcacagACATGCACGTGTGTTTCCTAGGAattaaacccacaacctttgcacTAACACAATTATCTACTAACTGAGCTACAGGAGCATATGATCAGTCTACTGTTAATAATGTaatggtttatttaaatgtacaaataaatgcatgcattttttgTTATGTAATGACATCCAGACAGTGGCTTTAACAGTGGCTAATGTGTCAGAATAATAACCAAGACATTATACAGCTGTGGAGTCCCCTCCAGTTGCTTTTAATCATTGTTTTTGCATGTATTATATGTTGAATTTTAATAGAAACAAACCTCATGAATggcaaagtcacccaacagcaatgtgaaagactgcactgtaaaaaactgtaattttacagaatatttctgTCCTTAACttacagatttttatgtatttttgaaaaagaccgcaaatttacaagaaaaacaggggaattgtaattttacaatttttaattaacaattacaatttttttaacaatatttattttttttacagtttatttttgaattacgATCAAAACTCTTAAATTACAGCAAAAGACAAtaattttacaagaaaaacggggaaaactatttcatatatatccttatatcctataatttaatattgaaaaaaatattttacggtattgttctgtatttcagtttacagaaaatttccttttttacagaattgttttacaaaaaattGTCTACAGTGTGAGATAatgaaaaaacacatgaaatggaaaaacaggCTTATTCCATCATAATCTTTTTAACTAATccaaaaatacatgtaaaaaatattgtgttgtttaaaaatgaatataaacttgtttcaTTGCAGTATTCGAGATGTGAAAAGTTATAACATTACGGCCGGGTTTCACGGAGAAGGCTTATCTTAGGCCAaaactatgccttagttaaattggattgagtcgcttttataaaaagcaTTACGGGTGCACATCTTAAGACAAACAACGGCACTCTATTCAAGGCaagttattttaatttcagacatcttaatcattcattttagactgggactagtcttaggtcttgtctgtgaaaccgggcacacatctttttgtgattttgaccagtttgtcctgtttcaattttgtgcaaataaatgaaaaaatatatatttggaatttgggagagaTGTTATCACTAGTTTGCGGAATGAAAAAATAGATAACCACCTACAGTATAGACCtgttcagatgatgtaaaaaacaTTGGTTCAACGATGGTCCAgaacaacttcctgtttcagctacaagaacatttaaacaaaatacaaccaacagaatatttaaatgtccagtgtatgaaatttgcggaatctagtggtgaggttgcaaattgcaaccaacggctcactccacccctcccttttaaaGACCTATGGTGGTTGACACAGCaacaaattcagaaaaactgaaaatgattttgGAGCGGTCTCTTGATTTTTCCATGGCTTTAAGAGTCATTCATCATTTTCCATTTTAAACGTCCATTTGTTGTGATATTATTTCAGGTAAACAAAGTGATGAAGATGCGAACGAAAATATATCAGTTGATATCGAGTCTACGCCAGATCTGGTCAAGTGTGTATGGCCTCTACACAAGCAGCACCACTAAGAGCTGGAAGGAAAAACTTCTCCTGGCTTTAACCTGCATCACCGCCAGCCTCATTCTGAGCGGTTTACTCTTCCTCATCCTCCACTATTCCTTCAAATGTCTCCTTGAAGTCTCACTTTCCATTAGCTGTGGCTTTTGTGTAAGTTTAACCCCAGCCATGTATTTCTCAGAAAGAGCCCGCTGTTTTGGAGCCCTGCTTTTGATCTCCATGGGTTTGAAACAAGTGAGGTCTCTTCTTTTGACATTCGGAACCAGCTTGGTTATTTTCTTCAACGTCCAGAACACGTTACGCAACACGAGATTGCTAGCGAAAGGCCTGCTCTGCAACTTGGAGGAAAAATTGTTGGATATTGACACAGAGCCCCTCGGAAATTACATCAAAATGCTGAAGTGGGTGGGAAAGCAACTTAAAAAGTACTTTGTACATCTGGATCTAGCGGACTACTATGTAGACTTAAAACTTAAGCCAAAAGTTCACTCAGAGAGCTTTAAAAATCAACTGGCCGATGCTGAACGAACCCTAAACGAGACCACACGGAGCGTACTCGCGCTGACCGACGTCATATCCTCCGCAGGAAAGATCGTGTGCCCGACGTTAGGTCTTTTCCTTCTGATGCTTCTCACCGCTCTGTACCTCAGGCGATTCCATGTCGACAAAAAGTACAACAACATATACATCACGAAAAATTTTCTTCGGTTTGATGAAAAGCAAAGGGAGAAAGGAAAGCCTAGCGTCCTGCCGTTCACCAAAAGCGAATCGAGACGTTACGTCATGACGCCGTCTCTTGGTCTGACAGCGCAGCGGTGGAAAGCCATGCTTAAGTTCAGTATTCCCGTATTCACCCACTGTCTCGCCTGGCTGGTGTTTATCGGTCTGGACAGCATGATTTACTGGCTTATTGTGGTTATAAGTAAGCGTCTTGGGGATCTGGAGCCACTTCATGTTCCTGTGGGCATTAAACTTCAGGTAGGCTATGTGGAATCCAGCTTCAgtcactttcattttaatgtctTAATTTTGACCGTTTTTTCTTTCTCTATGTTGTAAGGAGGCCACTTTATTTTTAGGTTTACCAGTTGAAACAAGTGCAAAAATGGAAAACTTTTCCTACACGGTGTCTCTGTTCGAGAAGAAGTGTTTGCCTGAACCTGAACTGTGGCTCTACAGATCTCTGGTTCCACTGTCTGTCATACTGGTATCACTGGTTCTTCTGAGCCTGCTGTCGTCGCAACTCACGCAGCTCAGAGTTGTGCTGTCTGAGCAGTTTTTCTCAGATGTTGCAGAGAAGCGTGCTGCCTATCTGCATGCCAAGATCTTAAGAAAGCGTCACAAACATGAAGCTGAAGAGCTGCACGGAGAGCTGAAGACTTTAGCCATGCAGGTTGGTACTGTATCTTTTCATTTCCTGTCAAACAGAAATTGTACCTGACCTTGTTTTAGATCATTCGACTAAGGTCAAAAAACACACTGTACTAAGTATGCAAACACATGCTTTCAGTCCATTTTTTTACTTCCCAGAACAATACTTTAAATTACACTAAAGTGGTTGATTTACAGTATACTGCCAGAAAGGTCTAGATATATGTGGCCTGGTATACTTGTACTCAATCTTTTAATcgaaatatacttaaaatattCTTAAAGTACAGTTAAAGGCgtatttttaagtataaaaatagAACATAGGAACATAGTAGTATACTTAAAGTGCAAAACGGTGTTAAATTCGCTTCAAAACTTAAAGGGCCGGTGTCCTAAAATTTCATCCTACATCAAtattatgtcatttttttgggcTGTAAAACTATCCTACCTGCtaattttatactgctacgacAATCTGATAgggtattttcgttgttaaatcattctacatatttatttattactggtAGGACAATTTGATAGGGTAATTTTCACTGTAAACTCAttctatgtgtttattttaaactggtaggacaatctgacagggtattttgcactgtaaaatcatcctacctgtttattttgtcgatgtggtttcgaTTAAATACATGTTTGcgctgcggtaggaaaatctgacatggtaggacaattcgacagaacaccagtttcccagacagggtttaaaccTAGTCCCAGATTAACTTGTtcgaggtgtcttgatcgacaacaacttacactgacatatcttaaaatatatatatttttatgtatcaagatgcacaccagtatgTTTTTCAAATCGATTTAAATATCATAGGCTAACTCAATTCTAGTCCTGGATTAAGATAATCCCTATCCAGTTATAGTTTattacttcaaagtgtacttttataaactaaaaagtgggccaattcaGTTCCAAGTATTATGAAAATAGTACACTTATAAATGTACTAGTAATGGTATTAGAATACttaatacataaaatacatttaaaaatatacttgagctataatgaacttgaagtatacttattttttaagGGTTGGCAAAAAATGTAGACAGGCAGAAAGTGTGTAATTTTCCTCAATTTACTGGCAAATCTCTTATGCCGTTTTGCTGCTCAAGTAAATTGATCTTGTTTTATAGGctgatattttttaataaaaatactgatgtaaaaatgtttttcttgaaGTGTGAGCAGTAGCACAAGGCAGACTTACATGTAGTGCTCATTGCAGGAATCTCTAATCATGTGGGAAAAAAATGTATCACTGATTTTATCAACAGCTTTATTGAAATGTCTTTTTCTATTC contains:
- the LOC130557795 gene encoding dendritic cell-specific transmembrane protein → MKMRTKIYQLISSLRQIWSSVYGLYTSSTTKSWKEKLLLALTCITASLILSGLLFLILHYSFKCLLEVSLSISCGFCVSLTPAMYFSERARCFGALLLISMGLKQVRSLLLTFGTSLVIFFNVQNTLRNTRLLAKGLLCNLEEKLLDIDTEPLGNYIKMLKWVGKQLKKYFVHLDLADYYVDLKLKPKVHSESFKNQLADAERTLNETTRSVLALTDVISSAGKIVCPTLGLFLLMLLTALYLRRFHVDKKYNNIYITKNFLRFDEKQREKGKPSVLPFTKSESRRYVMTPSLGLTAQRWKAMLKFSIPVFTHCLAWLVFIGLDSMIYWLIVVISKRLGDLEPLHVPVGIKLQEATLFLGLPVETSAKMENFSYTVSLFEKKCLPEPELWLYRSLVPLSVILVSLVLLSLLSSQLTQLRVVLSEQFFSDVAEKRAAYLHAKILRKRHKHEAEELHGELKTLAMQPSFWCPLLFHKHRKDTDPV